Genomic segment of Geminocystis herdmanii PCC 6308:
GTTTGAACATCAGTAGGAAAATTATCTAATTCATAACCATCAATATCAATTTCTTTCATTAAATTAGTAACTTTTGGATCATAGGATAAAGCAAAACAAGGACATTTTTCACTACTAGCCATAATAAGACTATGTAAACGCATTCCGATCATTAAATCTAATTCTCTAAATAATCCTTTTAATTCTTGGGGATTTTCTAGGTTGACAATCTGATAATTTTGTGTTAATAATTCACCTATTTTTTGACAAATTTCTAAATCTTTTGACTCTTGAAAAGGTATCAATATTATGTTAGCTAAAGTTTGTTGTTGAAGTCGTTTTAAACTTTGAATAATTATCTCTAATTTTGCCTCATTTAAGCTAGAATTTAAGCGAACATTAACCCCAATTCTAGGACTAGGTAATAAATCTAAATCTTGACTAATTTTAGCAGATAAAGCCCATACAGGATCAGCACCAATAAAATATTTTATCCCCCATGCTTCCATTAGTTTAGCAGACTCTCGATCGCGCACACTCACCCCAGAACATCTTTTTAAAACCTGTTTGGTTAACCATTGAATAAAAGGGGTTTTAATTGGTCCTATTCCTTGGGCATAAGCGATAGTTTTTAAGCCTTTTAATTGAGCCAAAATCATTAAACCTAGATAAAAAAGAGGGCTTTTAATACTGGTAATATCTTGAATTAAACTACCTCCGCCCCAGATAAATAAATCCTTTTTTCCTAACTTAAAAATTTGTTTAATAATACCCTGTCGAGAATAACT
This window contains:
- the csaB gene encoding polysaccharide pyruvyl transferase CsaB: MRKAIICGYYGQGNAGDEALLLAILERLPNNIKPIILSGNPLKTSKDYGVISYSRQGIIKQIFKLGKKDLFIWGGGSLIQDITSIKSPLFYLGLMILAQLKGLKTIAYAQGIGPIKTPFIQWLTKQVLKRCSGVSVRDRESAKLMEAWGIKYFIGADPVWALSAKISQDLDLLPSPRIGVNVRLNSSLNEAKLEIIIQSLKRLQQQTLANIILIPFQESKDLEICQKIGELLTQNYQIVNLENPQELKGLFRELDLMIGMRLHSLIMASSEKCPCFALSYDPKVTNLMKEIDIDGYELDNFPTDVQTITKKWLKIYHNQPRLSDDNLDLLEKNALKHQTLLDIFDS